A stretch of the Plasmodium berghei ANKA genome assembly, chromosome: 10 genome encodes the following:
- a CDS encoding zinc finger protein, putative — MTEYWVSSKKHYCETCNCWLSGHKVNIKNHEKSARHIENFRRLLNESYKRKEEETKEKKFIEQELKKLENIEKQFRSDLNNNGGNSINPSSNIGASKSNLSKIYDNRKAINNNKIYNRSFNRNYKSSNNNNLNAVGGYISNYNANNTNTWTLMVHEHTGCLLFFNILTNEVSYEKPPNFVYENIQATEKFTAENGWFKYLDYNSYNNYYYNIYKQLSIWEYSEKTISNLANFIKNCNHNAGGNTTSLVNHAECFENTFAIITSNGNDFSGLNNNDPQNNNYESNNENASNILGKDLVDKEKDGKKVSISVKPIIEKKKKKKEWHDNNLSNDINNKTSNIKINQMFQHDFHNESGENIKGIKNESVSEHGENCMKNDEKKKNLNGKNGMETENNNEIDIDKNIKATNEGIPNTLEQNDESSKPGAWEVVENDEIKTITEENIENVFYKIKTKEELENEHIKEIEDNLEKEYSNFNEFYVKKKQLENTELYLNQEFKFVNKPIYKKAIDKNDSNKVNFAKRSIKPKQAKKKIT; from the coding sequence atgacaGAATATTGGGTAAGTtcaaaaaaacattattgTGAGACGTGTAATTGCTGGCTGTCAGGACATaaagtaaatataaaaaatcatgAAAAAAGTGCAAGACATATTGAAAACTTCAGAAGGCTGCTTAATGAatcatataaaagaaaagaagaggaaacaaaagaaaaaaaatttattgaacaagagttaaaaaaattagaaaatattgaaaaacaATTTCGTTCagatttaaataataatgggGGGAATTCGATTAATCCGAGTAGTAATATAGGTGCATCAAAGTCTAATTtaagtaaaatatatgataatcGTAAAgctattaataataataaaatatataatagaagTTTCAATAGGAATTATAAAAGtagcaataataataatttaaatgcaGTTGGGGGGTATATCAGTAATTATAATGCTAATAACACAAATACATGGACATTAATGGTACATGAACATACAGGATGTTTgttgttttttaatatattaacaaatgAAGTGAGTTATGAAAAACCACcaaattttgtttatgaaaatatacaaGCAACTGAAAAGTTTACTGCTGAAAATGGGTGGTTTAAATATCTTGattataattcatataataattattattataacatatataaacaattaaGTATATGGGAATATTCAGAGAAAACGATAAGTAATTTGGccaattttataaaaaattgcaaCCATAATGCAGGAGGAAATACGACGAGTCTAGTCAATCACGCAGAATGTTTCGAAAACACATTTGCTATTATTACTAGTAATGGAAATGATTTTAGTggattaaataataatgatccacaaaataataattacgAATCAAATAACGAAAATGCATCAAACATTTTAGGGAAAGATTTGGTTGATAAGGAGAAGGATGGGAAAAAGGTATCGATCTCGGTAAAACcaattattgaaaaaaaaaaaaaaaaaaaagagtggcatgataataatttatcaaatgatattaataataaaacaagtaatataaaaataaatcaaatgTTTCAGCATGATTTTCACAATGAAAGCggagaaaatataaagggaataaaaaatgaaagcGTTAGCGAACATGGTGAAAATTGTatgaaaaatgatgaaaaaaagaaaaatttaaatggaaaaaatggaatggaaacagaaaataataatgaaatagatattgacaaaaatataaaagctACAAATGAAGGTATACCAAACACATTAGaacaaaatgatgaaaGCTCGAAACCAGGCGCGTGGGAAGTTGTTGAAAAcgatgaaataaaaacaattacagaagaaaatattgaaaacgttttttataaaattaagaCAAAAGAAGAATTAGAAAATGAACATATCAAAGAAATTGAAGATAATCtagaaaaagaatattCTAACTTTAACGAGttttatgttaaaaaaaaacaattagaAAACACAGAACTATATTTAAACCAAgaatttaaatttgtaaacaaacctatatataaaaaagctattgataaaaatgacaGCAATAAGGTCAATTTTGCCAAAAGGAGTATTAAACCAAAACAagccaaaaaaaaaattacataa